The candidate division WOR-3 bacterium genome window below encodes:
- a CDS encoding hydrogenase 3 maturation endopeptidase HyCI: METLILGVGNPLRGDDGIGSEIAKELIRLGFKNVIDSEDAPENFILKIIDLKPKRLIVIDACDFSGKVGEFRLFTKEEWQKILPTSFSTHTLPLSLFLSLIAREVSCEVYLLGIQVKNLEMSSEISPELREKKSEIVNYLLNLLSGK, translated from the coding sequence TTAAGGGGAGATGACGGGATTGGCAGTGAGATTGCCAAAGAACTGATCCGCTTGGGGTTTAAGAATGTGATAGACAGCGAAGATGCGCCGGAGAATTTTATCCTAAAAATTATTGACTTAAAACCGAAGAGGTTAATTGTGATTGATGCCTGCGATTTTTCCGGAAAGGTTGGGGAATTTCGCCTCTTTACCAAAGAGGAGTGGCAAAAGATTCTCCCCACTTCTTTTTCCACTCATACCCTTCCCCTCTCCCTTTTCCTCTCCCTCATTGCCCGGGAGGTTTCCTGTGAAGTCTATCTTTTAGGCATCCAAGTGAAAAATTTAGAAATGTCTTCGGAAATCAGCCCGGAATTAAGAGAAAAGAAAAGCGAAATCGTCAATTATCTTCTTAATCTTCTTTCGGGTAAATAA